The genomic interval AATACTTCTGACTCATGTTGATTTCCCAAATCATGCAATACACTGAGCAACTCATTATTTTCGTCAGTGGACGGGAGTAACTCAGGATTTGTTATTGCCAAATGATCCATCCATGAAGCAAAAGGGCTATCCAGAAACTGCGCTAAATCTGACGGTGAGAATACAATTTGATTAGTTTCAAGATACATTAAATTTACTCACATTTGATTAATAACTCCTAGTATTAATAGATTTTTATTGTGAGTAAAGAAACGCAATTCATTAGATTAAATTCGAATTGCTCTGCGAGTGATTTATTTATTCTACATTTTCCTGTTGCCGCATTAAAAAATTAGGATCTGTTGCTCCTCAAGCTTAGCTTTTTTGTTTCTAAGAGAAGCAATTTGTACTTTTGGGTCGAATGCTCCATGCGTTGGGGGATACACCAGGCGCAATCATTAATTAACCAAAAGTCAACGTATTATCCGTTGTCGAAGACTCTTGTATTTCAAATGGTGTATTCTCTTTGGTTTTAGCCAACATTCCTTCTTTATCTTTATTAGGAAATTTTTGCATCATTTTTAATTTCTTCTCAACCTCAGGAGGTAAAACAAGCTCTGGAGGAATAGTTTTGTGACGAGCAGCCCCTGTATTTAAGGCCTCCATCATCATTTGAGGAGAATTAAATTGGGACTGTTGCAAATGAGGATCCAATTTTGCCTCTAACTTGCGAGCTAAAGTTGAATCTAAAATCCACATGGCATCAGCAAGAGCAGGAATACACATGTTGGGCTCATTATTTACCCACCAACCTAAATCAGTCATTGCTGCGCGTATGTAGTCTGCTTTTTTGTTATTTTTATCAAGCGCAAAGCGTAATATACAATTCAACGCTTTTGCTGGTTCTTTATAATTAATAGAAAGTTCTTTATTGGGATGCAAAAATCCAAACCGAGAGCTTTCTAATTTTTCATGATACTTTTGTCTGAATTTTTTACACAATTGTTCAGGACTTTGTTCTGCTGGTGCGGAGATTTTATATTTACTTAAAGCATCTATATTTTTATAGAATTCAGACATCAACAAAGAATGCATGGTGGCAGTTGGATGCACATCATCCCAAAACATATGTTTAGAACCTGGGGAGGTTCTCTCTGGAGTCATTGTATAGTCTGTTGAATCTTTATAAGCTTCTTTGAGTTTTTTACGATCAAAATATAGTGCATATTCTGATTGAGGGTTATCTCGGACGTCTGTGTATATTTTAGTAAAGACAGAATTGATATTGAAAAAATCAATGGAGCATGAAGGATATTTCTCTTTTAATTTTTTATATTTCTCTTCGAGTTGGGTATTAAAATATTCCGTAACTTCGTGCGCTTTGCCTTCGCTTGGTGTACCCTGAAAACGTGGAGTTAACGATAAATCAGGCAAATTGCAAAGCACAATATTTTTAAAACCCTGTTGAATTAATTTTTCAAGGTTATCTATATTACTTTGTACTGCAAGATTTGCTGACTCTTTTGTTGGTTCTGAATTAACCGTAATTAAATCATTAGCACCAGAAAATACAGTAATCAATGTCCTTTCTTTATCTTCATAATCCTCCTGTTTCTCAAGATCAACGAGAAATTGATCCACCTGCTTTGACAAATTAGATACAATTAAGCGAGTAAAAAAAAGTTTTATCGCTGTAAATGGAGCAAGCAGAGAAAGAAAAAGCCCCTTCCAGCTGTAATCATAAGATGTTGCCCCACCTTGACTGTAATTTGCGAAGAAATTTTGCCCGTTATATTGGCCAGTACGTCCATCATCGAGTGAATAATATTCTTGAATGTATTTTCTGTAACGAGGATCTGTAATTATCTGGTCTGATATATCATCAGAAGACTTTTGGAGTGTTGACGCGTTCAGAAACCCCATTTTTTTCGTAGAACGGCTCGTTGAGCATTCGTTTTATGCCGATGTGCGATTGCGGCATCAGCTATATCAGTGCAATCGACTATATGTCCAGGATTTATTACCTCCTCGGGGGTATCTTCTTGCTTTGCCGCAAATAGATGTCCTTCATCTCTATCTTCTATACGTGGCTTACGTTTTACTTCTCTTAATTCAGCTGTAACGTCATCCACAGTATATCTATTTAGGCTGTAAGGAGGCTGATAAAGAATATCATCACTGATATCCGCATTATCCCGATTATATTTTCCAAATCGGTGATAAGAATCTTTTTTTATTTTATCGTCATTAAGAAATTTACTGATAAGAGTTGATCTAAGCGAGTCTGCCCACGTATAACCATTGGTAAAACGTTCATTGGGAGACTTATCTAATCCTAGTGCTTTAAGCCATAAACCTTTCACCCATGAACCTAAAAAAGAAAATTTTTCTGCCATGTTTTTACCGTCAGAAAGACTGTCGCCAAATACAACAAAATGAGTGATGTTTTTTTTAGATTCGGTCTTGCTGTTTTTCATGCAAAATAAACACCATTTGATCAATAATTGATATTTTATAGGTAAATTATTAAGGATTTATTAATCAAAGTAAGCATAGGAGACAATTCTTCTTGCAAAATATAAAAAACAAAAAATAAATAATTTTTTTCTGATTTAAATCAGGGTCTATTGACATTTGATTGAGGAGCACATGCTAACAGACTCTAAAATTTCCAAACAATTACCTCAATATTTTTCTCTTTTACCTGTTTTATTACCTAACCCGCGATTTGGTACTTAAATCTTCATTCTTCATAAATCGATACCTCGTTCTTATTTGTGATCACTGGTTTTTGTATTATAATGTAACAATATAAATTAATTTAAACCAAAATGTAGGAAA from Legionella sainthelensi carries:
- a CDS encoding SGNH/GDSL hydrolase family protein, with protein sequence MGFLNASTLQKSSDDISDQIITDPRYRKYIQEYYSLDDGRTGQYNGQNFFANYSQGGATSYDYSWKGLFLSLLAPFTAIKLFFTRLIVSNLSKQVDQFLVDLEKQEDYEDKERTLITVFSGANDLITVNSEPTKESANLAVQSNIDNLEKLIQQGFKNIVLCNLPDLSLTPRFQGTPSEGKAHEVTEYFNTQLEEKYKKLKEKYPSCSIDFFNINSVFTKIYTDVRDNPQSEYALYFDRKKLKEAYKDSTDYTMTPERTSPGSKHMFWDDVHPTATMHSLLMSEFYKNIDALSKYKISAPAEQSPEQLCKKFRQKYHEKLESSRFGFLHPNKELSINYKEPAKALNCILRFALDKNNKKADYIRAAMTDLGWWVNNEPNMCIPALADAMWILDSTLARKLEAKLDPHLQQSQFNSPQMMMEALNTGAARHKTIPPELVLPPEVEKKLKMMQKFPNKDKEGMLAKTKENTPFEIQESSTTDNTLTFG